The following are encoded together in the Pseudoalteromonas shioyasakiensis genome:
- a CDS encoding acyl-CoA dehydrogenase, giving the protein MTTVIILLLVAVIVIFAVKDIRLNLVTRPTFSMFKKVLPPLSQTEREAMEAGDVWWDGELFSGNPDWQKLHRFPKPELSEKERAFMGEQVETLLAMLDDYQIVQKDKDLPKEVWDYLKKEGFFALIIPEKFGGREFSAIANSTIVSKIATKSLTAAVTVMVPNSLGPGELLLHYGTTEQQERWLPSLAKGDDVPCFALTGPEAGSDAGSIPDTGVVCKGMHNGEEVIGLKLNWSKRYITLAPIATVLGLAFKMYDPEGLLGDKKELGITCALIPTDHEGVQTGERHYPLNMAFMNGTTYGKDVFIPLDWIIGGEKGAGRGWRMLVECLSAGRGISLPALSTATGHLASRMTSAYATVRQQFGVSIGQFEGVQEALARIGGLTYTLESARLMTAGAIDLKLSPSVVTAIAKYHMTEMGRTVMNDAMDIHSGKGIQVGPNNYLAHGYMGIPVSITVEGANILTRNLMIFGQGATRCHPFVLKEMEAAAMEDHDVALKEFDSLLLQHILFAGSNAGMAFVHGLTRSYFAKAPVCGATTVYYKQLSRMSRGLAFCTDVAMLVLGGELKRKEMISARLGDVLSHLYLASCVLKRYEDEGRQQADLPFVQYAVEHSLFCIGQAFDGFFKNFSNPVVNFLLKRIVFPLGNHYHRPSDELAQTMCEHMSKPGVFRDRLTHLCYVDENAGTGVMENAFLTMIDTHEDFKQLRKWQKEGTIAKNLELEGAIAAAAEKNLINETVAERMNQANELRKKAIAVDNFAPGEL; this is encoded by the coding sequence ATGACGACCGTAATCATTCTGTTACTGGTTGCTGTGATTGTAATTTTTGCGGTGAAAGACATTCGCCTCAATCTTGTCACACGACCTACGTTTAGTATGTTTAAAAAAGTTTTGCCGCCGTTATCGCAAACAGAACGTGAAGCTATGGAAGCAGGTGATGTTTGGTGGGATGGTGAACTATTCAGTGGTAACCCTGATTGGCAAAAACTGCATCGTTTTCCTAAACCTGAACTCAGCGAAAAAGAACGCGCATTTATGGGCGAGCAAGTCGAAACCTTGTTAGCCATGCTTGATGATTATCAAATTGTGCAAAAAGATAAAGACCTACCAAAAGAAGTGTGGGACTACCTAAAAAAAGAAGGTTTTTTTGCGTTAATCATTCCTGAAAAATTTGGTGGTCGCGAGTTTTCGGCGATTGCAAATTCAACCATCGTATCGAAAATTGCCACTAAGAGCTTAACCGCTGCGGTCACCGTTATGGTGCCCAATAGCTTAGGTCCAGGTGAATTACTGCTTCACTATGGTACTACTGAGCAACAAGAGCGTTGGTTGCCAAGCCTGGCTAAGGGTGATGATGTACCTTGCTTTGCATTAACAGGTCCTGAGGCTGGGTCTGATGCAGGCAGTATTCCTGATACAGGGGTGGTTTGTAAGGGCATGCATAACGGTGAAGAAGTGATTGGTTTAAAACTTAACTGGTCAAAACGTTATATCACCCTTGCGCCAATTGCCACAGTGCTGGGTCTTGCATTTAAAATGTACGATCCTGAGGGCTTATTAGGTGATAAAAAAGAGCTTGGCATTACATGTGCGCTTATTCCAACTGATCACGAAGGTGTACAAACAGGTGAGCGTCATTACCCGTTAAACATGGCATTTATGAATGGCACAACATACGGTAAAGATGTGTTTATTCCACTTGATTGGATCATCGGTGGCGAAAAGGGCGCTGGTCGAGGCTGGCGAATGTTAGTTGAATGTTTAAGTGCAGGCCGCGGTATTTCGTTACCGGCACTTAGTACAGCAACTGGCCATTTGGCTTCAAGAATGACATCAGCATATGCAACCGTACGCCAACAATTTGGTGTTTCGATCGGCCAATTTGAGGGTGTCCAAGAGGCATTGGCACGTATTGGTGGATTAACTTACACCTTAGAATCAGCAAGGCTAATGACCGCAGGGGCGATTGACTTAAAATTGAGTCCGTCTGTGGTTACCGCTATAGCTAAGTACCATATGACTGAAATGGGTCGTACAGTAATGAATGATGCTATGGACATTCATTCTGGTAAAGGTATTCAAGTTGGTCCTAATAACTATTTAGCCCATGGTTATATGGGGATCCCGGTATCGATTACTGTTGAAGGTGCAAATATTCTTACTCGTAATTTGATGATCTTTGGCCAAGGCGCTACCCGCTGTCATCCGTTTGTTTTAAAAGAAATGGAAGCAGCAGCAATGGAAGATCATGATGTTGCTTTAAAAGAATTTGATTCATTACTACTGCAACACATTCTTTTTGCAGGTAGCAATGCGGGTATGGCATTTGTGCACGGTTTAACACGCAGTTACTTTGCTAAAGCCCCTGTATGTGGCGCAACTACTGTTTACTACAAACAGTTAAGCCGCATGAGCCGTGGTTTAGCATTTTGTACTGATGTTGCCATGTTAGTATTAGGCGGTGAGTTAAAACGCAAAGAGATGATTTCGGCACGTTTAGGTGATGTGCTTAGCCACTTATACCTTGCTTCATGTGTATTGAAACGCTACGAAGATGAAGGACGTCAGCAAGCTGACCTACCATTTGTGCAATATGCCGTTGAGCATTCGTTATTCTGCATTGGTCAGGCATTCGACGGCTTCTTTAAAAACTTCTCTAATCCTGTGGTTAATTTTTTACTAAAACGTATTGTGTTCCCACTAGGTAATCACTACCACCGTCCAAGTGATGAGTTAGCCCAAACAATGTGTGAGCACATGAGCAAACCTGGGGTCTTTAGAGACAGATTAACCCACCTTTGTTATGTCGATGAAAATGCAGGGACAGGTGTAATGGAAAATGCCTTTTTAACCATGATAGATACCCATGAAGACTTTAAGCAGCTTCGTAAATGGCAAAAAGAAGGCACTATTGCCAAAAACCTTGAACTCGAGGGCGCAATTGCCGCAGCAGCAGAGAAAAACTTAATCAATGAGACGGTAGCAGAGCGTATGAATCAAGCCAATGAGCTACGGAAAAAAGCAATAGCCGTTGATAACTTTGCTCCCGGCGAGCTGTAA
- a CDS encoding cystathionine beta-lyase, with amino-acid sequence MTKTNKNTQIVSAGRKKAYTQGVVNPVVQRASTVVFDSVADLKAAAKKRGDKTLFYGRRGTTTHFALQEAITELEGGEGCALYPSGAAAISNALLSFVKTGDHILMVDTAYEPTRDFCDKILAGLGIETTYYPPGIGAGISELIKDNTRVLFLESPGSITMEVQDVPAMVAKANERGVMTMLDNTWGNGLHFRPLEHGVDISIQAATKYIVGHSDVMMGVAVANKKYWPTLRENSYLLGQCTSADDAYLALRGLRTMAVRLKQHEQAAIEVAKWLETHPLVDHIRHPAFATCPGHEFFKRDFDGSNGLFSFVMKQGNQQAIDAFLDSLHHFKMGFSWGGYESLVTANLSMKGLRSETGWSQGPVIRLHIGLEDVADLLADLDQALAVYESHL; translated from the coding sequence ATGACAAAGACAAATAAAAATACCCAAATCGTCTCTGCAGGGCGTAAAAAAGCATATACACAAGGGGTTGTGAACCCTGTGGTGCAACGTGCATCAACGGTAGTATTCGATTCAGTGGCTGATTTAAAAGCAGCGGCGAAGAAGCGAGGTGACAAAACGTTATTTTATGGCCGTCGCGGTACGACGACACATTTTGCTCTGCAAGAAGCGATTACTGAACTTGAAGGCGGCGAAGGCTGTGCGCTGTATCCATCAGGGGCGGCTGCAATAAGCAATGCACTACTCTCGTTTGTGAAAACGGGCGATCATATTTTAATGGTGGATACCGCTTACGAGCCAACCCGTGATTTTTGTGACAAAATACTGGCTGGATTAGGCATTGAAACAACCTATTACCCGCCGGGAATTGGTGCAGGGATTAGTGAGCTTATTAAAGATAACACTCGCGTATTGTTTTTAGAGTCACCTGGCTCAATCACCATGGAAGTGCAAGATGTGCCAGCCATGGTTGCTAAGGCAAATGAGCGCGGTGTAATGACCATGCTAGATAACACCTGGGGGAATGGTCTGCATTTTAGACCGCTTGAGCATGGCGTAGATATTAGTATTCAAGCTGCTACAAAATACATCGTTGGTCACTCTGATGTGATGATGGGGGTGGCGGTTGCTAATAAAAAGTATTGGCCAACCCTTCGAGAAAATTCATACCTACTTGGTCAATGTACCTCTGCAGATGATGCCTATTTAGCATTACGTGGTCTGCGTACTATGGCTGTGCGTTTAAAACAGCATGAACAAGCTGCCATCGAAGTGGCTAAATGGCTTGAGACGCACCCATTAGTTGATCATATTCGCCATCCGGCCTTTGCAACGTGCCCGGGTCATGAGTTCTTTAAGCGAGATTTTGATGGCAGTAACGGCTTATTTTCATTTGTAATGAAGCAAGGTAATCAACAAGCGATTGATGCGTTTTTAGATAGCTTGCACCATTTTAAAATGGGCTTTTCTTGGGGTGGTTATGAGAGTTTAGTCACAGCAAACCTGAGCATGAAAGGGCTACGCTCTGAAACAGGTTGGTCGCAAGGCCCGGTAATAAGGCTACACATTGGTCTTGAAGATGTGGCTGATTTACTAGCCGACCTTGACCAAGCGCTTGCAGTGTACGAAAGCCACCTCTAG
- a CDS encoding EAL domain-containing protein has protein sequence MPKSLDAAFALEVKTDQLHIINQFSSSVMQLDTVEELLEYVTSEVVSRLGFIECVIYLADDKTRTLKEMASIGTASSHDTYHIDRTEISFDQGITGYVASTGIPLMIGDVSKDPRYIADSRPALSELCVPLVYKEKVLGVIDCEHPQKDYYNDAHLEILSTVAHLLSAKINQVRTVEDLQQTVMQLNDAQKLERSMLQIANLTYQSSELDSFFESLHGIITSLLRADNFFIGLYDKQLDVLDLVYIIEEGVRSNAHKKISKEQLKDTASYYLLNIDQSLLFTKEEFQQHIDAGHFKMVGRQAESWLGVPFKVNERISGVIAVQSYSESYHYDEHDRALLTYVSRQISMAIDRQLSRQELEHRALHDELTGLANRSLLIERIKHAILRLARADKRNQHALLYLDFDRFKSINDSLGHEVGDHFLVKICELILGTIRNTDTFARLGGDEFAILMENITDKQQINDALDRIQQALAEPLNIDGHLLQASTSIGVAFCESSRDQAYKLLQHADAAMYEAKSSGRGKVKFFNNTMRKKLKNHADIENDLQHGIEHDDFELYYQPIFTIQDTKVVGFEALVRWHHPSKGFVSPNDFIPVAEDTGQIINLDLHLLELAAKQISKWTSEGKAFGRITVNVSSRHFASLDFVAQIHALYSKYMLPLGSLCLEITESGLIGNLELATKIIKGLEPLEVKLCLDDFGTGYSALGYLHQLPIHIMKIDKSFIDHLNKAHNPLVDAILSLAQSLKLDVVAEGIETEKQLAILKQTQCKFGQGFLKAKPMPASEAEKVIASGL, from the coding sequence ATGCCTAAGAGTTTAGACGCTGCTTTTGCACTTGAGGTCAAAACAGACCAACTACATATTATCAATCAGTTCTCATCCTCTGTGATGCAATTAGACACAGTTGAAGAGCTATTAGAGTATGTCACGTCAGAAGTGGTAAGCCGCCTAGGTTTTATAGAGTGTGTTATTTATCTAGCAGACGATAAAACGCGTACCCTTAAAGAAATGGCGTCTATTGGCACTGCAAGCAGCCACGATACTTACCATATCGATCGTACAGAAATCAGCTTTGATCAAGGTATTACTGGGTATGTCGCAAGCACTGGTATACCGTTAATGATTGGCGATGTAAGTAAAGACCCGCGTTATATCGCAGACTCTCGCCCTGCTCTTTCTGAGCTTTGTGTACCATTAGTTTACAAAGAAAAAGTTCTGGGTGTCATTGACTGTGAGCACCCGCAAAAAGATTACTACAACGACGCGCATTTAGAGATTTTATCAACAGTAGCGCATCTATTAAGTGCCAAGATAAATCAGGTTCGCACCGTAGAAGATTTACAGCAAACTGTGATGCAGTTAAACGATGCACAAAAACTAGAACGCTCGATGCTGCAAATAGCCAATCTAACTTATCAATCGAGCGAGCTAGATAGTTTCTTTGAGTCTTTACATGGCATTATTACCTCTTTACTTAGAGCAGATAACTTTTTTATTGGCTTGTATGACAAGCAACTCGATGTGCTTGATTTAGTTTATATTATCGAAGAAGGCGTGCGGTCTAACGCGCACAAGAAAATATCGAAAGAACAACTAAAAGACACTGCATCTTATTATTTATTAAACATCGACCAATCTTTACTTTTTACGAAAGAAGAATTTCAACAGCACATTGATGCGGGTCATTTCAAAATGGTTGGTCGCCAGGCCGAGTCTTGGTTAGGTGTGCCATTTAAAGTAAATGAGCGTATTAGTGGTGTTATCGCTGTACAAAGTTACAGTGAAAGCTATCACTATGACGAACACGACCGTGCCTTACTCACGTATGTGAGCCGTCAAATTAGCATGGCGATAGACCGTCAATTATCGAGACAAGAGCTTGAGCACCGCGCTCTACACGACGAATTAACTGGCCTTGCTAATCGCTCGTTGCTAATTGAACGAATCAAACATGCGATCCTTCGCCTTGCAAGAGCTGATAAGCGCAATCAACATGCCCTACTCTATCTAGACTTTGACCGCTTCAAGAGTATCAATGATTCATTAGGTCACGAGGTTGGCGACCACTTTTTGGTAAAAATCTGTGAGTTGATCTTAGGTACTATTCGCAACACCGACACCTTTGCCCGTTTAGGGGGAGATGAGTTTGCCATTCTTATGGAAAACATCACCGATAAACAGCAAATTAATGATGCCCTTGACCGAATTCAACAGGCTCTCGCTGAGCCTCTCAATATTGACGGCCACCTATTGCAAGCATCTACCAGTATTGGTGTTGCGTTTTGTGAGAGTAGTCGCGATCAAGCGTATAAACTATTACAACATGCCGATGCAGCAATGTACGAGGCGAAGTCGTCTGGACGAGGCAAGGTTAAGTTTTTCAACAATACTATGCGTAAAAAACTTAAAAATCATGCTGATATAGAAAATGATTTACAGCATGGTATTGAGCATGACGATTTTGAGCTCTATTACCAGCCAATTTTTACCATTCAAGACACAAAAGTTGTAGGGTTTGAAGCGCTCGTACGCTGGCACCACCCTAGTAAAGGCTTTGTCTCACCTAACGATTTTATTCCGGTTGCAGAAGACACTGGCCAGATTATTAATCTAGATTTACATTTGCTTGAGCTTGCTGCTAAGCAAATCTCAAAGTGGACGAGTGAAGGTAAAGCATTTGGCCGCATTACTGTGAATGTGTCATCGCGTCATTTTGCGAGCCTCGATTTTGTGGCACAAATTCATGCCTTGTACTCTAAATACATGCTTCCTTTAGGTTCGCTGTGCTTAGAAATCACCGAATCTGGGCTAATTGGTAATTTAGAGCTTGCTACAAAAATCATCAAGGGCCTTGAGCCTCTTGAAGTAAAACTTTGTTTAGATGATTTTGGTACTGGCTACTCTGCGCTTGGTTATTTACACCAATTACCGATTCACATAATGAAAATTGATAAAAGTTTCATTGACCACTTAAACAAAGCGCACAACCCCTTAGTTGATGCCATTTTATCGTTAGCACAGTCGTTAAAGCTCGATGTTGTTGCTGAAGGGATTGAAACAGAAAAACAATTAGCAATTTTAAAACAAACTCAATGTAAATTTGGCCAAGGCTTTTTAAAAGCGAAACCCATGCCAGCTAGTGAAGCAGAAAAAGTCATCGCTAGCGGCCTGTAA
- a CDS encoding M2 family metallopeptidase — MKKTPFKLSISALMVTSALALTGCNDDAASNKTTTAEVKTSQVTGQDADKFIAATEKELSALYLEASRAEWIYANFITHDTAELSAEVNRKMTEAVVRLANEAAKFDSLELDYDARRKLDKLKLALTLPAPQDAEKTAKLSQLVAELGGIYGKGKYCKEDGSCLSLGEMTAKMATSRDYNELLDLWQGWRQVSKPMRPLYEQQVALTNEGAKELGYADTGAMWRSKYDMPADDFAKELDRIWGQVKPLYDSLHCHVRAKLGEKYGEDKVPQDQPIPAHLLGNMWAQTWGNIYDVVAPENADPGYDVTELLAEHDYDELKMVRGAEKFFTSMGFAPLPDTFYERSLFTKPQDRDVQCHASAWNIDSKDDLRIKMCIQRTGEEFSVIHHELGHNFYQRAYNTQPIYYQESANDGFHEAIGDTIALSVTPGYLKEIGLLDEVPDESKDIGLLMKMALDKVAFIPFGLLVDQWRWKVFSGEVTPENYNKAWWELREKYQGVQAPIARSEADFDPGAKYHVPGNTPYTRYFLAHILQFDFHRSLCEIAGNEEAIHRCSVYNSAEAGEKLNAMLEMGSSRPWQEALATITGKEEMDATAILDYFAPLQKYLDEQNEGRQCGW, encoded by the coding sequence ATGAAAAAGACTCCATTTAAGCTCAGCATCAGCGCGCTTATGGTCACAAGCGCACTTGCACTTACAGGCTGTAATGATGACGCTGCGAGCAATAAAACAACGACTGCTGAAGTCAAAACAAGCCAAGTAACCGGACAAGATGCCGATAAATTTATCGCCGCTACTGAAAAAGAATTAAGCGCGCTTTATTTAGAGGCAAGCCGTGCTGAGTGGATTTATGCCAACTTCATTACCCATGATACTGCTGAACTATCTGCTGAAGTAAATCGCAAGATGACCGAAGCCGTTGTTCGCCTTGCTAATGAAGCTGCAAAATTCGATAGTTTAGAGCTTGATTACGATGCGCGTCGTAAACTCGATAAACTTAAACTAGCCCTCACCTTACCTGCACCACAAGATGCTGAAAAAACAGCTAAGCTCTCACAATTAGTGGCTGAGCTAGGGGGTATTTATGGTAAAGGTAAATACTGTAAAGAAGATGGTAGCTGTTTAAGCCTTGGCGAGATGACGGCCAAAATGGCAACGAGCCGTGATTACAATGAATTGCTTGATTTATGGCAAGGTTGGCGTCAAGTTTCAAAACCTATGCGCCCGCTTTATGAGCAACAAGTTGCCCTCACCAATGAAGGTGCAAAAGAGCTAGGTTATGCAGATACAGGTGCTATGTGGCGTAGTAAATACGACATGCCAGCCGATGATTTTGCAAAAGAACTCGACCGTATTTGGGGCCAAGTTAAACCGCTTTATGATTCATTACATTGTCACGTTCGTGCCAAGCTAGGTGAAAAATATGGCGAAGATAAAGTACCTCAAGACCAGCCTATCCCTGCACACCTTTTAGGTAATATGTGGGCACAAACGTGGGGTAACATTTACGATGTTGTTGCGCCAGAAAATGCCGATCCTGGTTATGACGTAACAGAACTATTAGCTGAACACGATTACGACGAACTTAAAATGGTACGTGGCGCTGAGAAGTTCTTCACCTCAATGGGTTTTGCGCCATTGCCAGATACCTTCTATGAGCGCTCACTATTCACTAAACCACAAGATCGTGACGTACAGTGTCATGCGTCAGCTTGGAATATTGATAGTAAAGACGACCTACGTATTAAGATGTGTATTCAACGCACAGGTGAAGAATTCTCTGTTATTCACCATGAGTTAGGCCATAACTTCTATCAACGCGCGTACAACACGCAGCCTATTTATTATCAAGAAAGTGCGAACGATGGTTTCCACGAAGCGATTGGTGACACCATTGCTCTTTCTGTAACGCCGGGTTATTTAAAAGAAATTGGTTTATTAGACGAAGTGCCTGATGAATCAAAAGATATCGGCCTGTTAATGAAAATGGCATTAGACAAAGTAGCATTTATCCCATTTGGTTTATTAGTAGACCAATGGCGCTGGAAAGTTTTCTCAGGTGAAGTAACACCAGAGAACTACAACAAAGCGTGGTGGGAATTACGTGAAAAATACCAAGGTGTACAAGCGCCTATCGCACGTAGCGAAGCAGACTTCGATCCAGGTGCCAAGTATCACGTACCAGGAAACACGCCTTACACACGTTATTTCTTAGCGCACATTTTACAATTCGACTTCCACAGAAGTTTATGTGAAATTGCCGGTAACGAAGAAGCGATTCACCGTTGTTCTGTATACAACTCTGCTGAGGCAGGTGAAAAACTAAATGCAATGTTAGAAATGGGCTCAAGCCGCCCATGGCAAGAAGCTCTTGCTACTATCACTGGTAAAGAAGAAATGGATGCAACAGCAATCTTAGATTACTTTGCACCGTTACAAAAATACCTTGATGAGCAAAATGAAGGCCGCCAGTGCGGTTGGTAA
- a CDS encoding PH domain-containing protein: protein MGLLSGLMGNASEVDNDDLEELLANTLIDGETVQKAYKVIRDMFIFTNKRLIIFDKQGVTGSKVEMLSIAYSKITKFSKESAGHFDLDAELKIWVGSDPTPISKDFKAGDNINEVYRIISEFAL, encoded by the coding sequence ATGGGTCTATTAAGCGGATTAATGGGTAACGCAAGTGAAGTCGATAACGATGATTTAGAAGAGCTGCTTGCTAATACCCTGATTGATGGTGAAACAGTACAAAAAGCCTATAAAGTCATTCGTGATATGTTCATCTTTACCAATAAAAGATTAATTATTTTTGATAAACAAGGTGTTACTGGTTCTAAAGTTGAAATGCTGAGTATTGCTTACTCAAAAATAACTAAGTTTAGTAAAGAAAGTGCTGGGCATTTTGACCTTGATGCTGAACTAAAAATTTGGGTTGGTTCAGATCCAACGCCAATCAGCAAAGACTTTAAAGCAGGAGATAACATTAATGAGGTTTATAGAATTATAAGCGAGTTTGCTTTATAA
- a CDS encoding putative porin, with product MKKLAVIISSMLLSTAATAADSYQSISHLGYMDTDGNDTVSVDSTYYFAPKKTMGPYDQFEYINRTTNVFGSYADDDFGDVTNIGGEYFVQDFVFGAGYSNYDYGSDTDLFNVSAGYFFNPNLLLKATFIDVEDGDNTVMFDLKYNHQLNSTDYLGFTFTADDEFDYRAVNAKYFMDLQQGNYLTIEGTISDTDDSGSSWELGSNYYFSKATSAFVTFNKEDDYSFGAQHFFNKNVGLKAGYANNWDDSDYDAYFANVSLQF from the coding sequence ATGAAAAAGTTAGCAGTTATTATTTCGAGTATGCTTCTGTCAACTGCCGCGACTGCTGCGGATAGTTACCAATCAATCAGCCATTTAGGATACATGGACACCGATGGCAACGACACAGTAAGTGTTGACTCAACATATTACTTCGCGCCAAAGAAAACAATGGGTCCATACGACCAGTTTGAATACATCAACAGAACAACCAACGTATTTGGTTCGTACGCAGATGATGACTTTGGTGATGTAACTAACATCGGTGGTGAATACTTCGTACAAGATTTTGTATTTGGTGCGGGTTACAGCAACTACGATTACGGTTCAGATACTGATTTATTCAATGTGTCTGCAGGTTACTTCTTTAATCCTAACCTTCTTCTTAAAGCGACATTTATCGACGTAGAAGACGGTGATAACACTGTAATGTTCGACCTTAAGTACAATCACCAGCTTAACAGCACTGATTACTTAGGTTTCACATTCACAGCTGACGATGAGTTTGATTACCGTGCAGTAAATGCAAAATACTTCATGGATCTTCAACAAGGTAACTACCTAACAATTGAAGGTACAATCTCTGATACAGACGATAGCGGTAGCTCTTGGGAACTAGGTTCTAACTATTACTTCTCTAAAGCAACGTCAGCATTTGTAACGTTTAACAAAGAAGATGACTACAGCTTTGGTGCACAGCACTTCTTTAACAAAAACGTTGGTTTAAAAGCAGGTTATGCAAACAACTGGGATGACTCAGACTACGATGCATACTTTGCAAACGTAAGCTTACAGTTTTAA
- a CDS encoding ABC transporter ATP-binding protein: protein MTVLIQAQGLSKNYGAKRALDNVSFEINKGAPVALVGPNGAGKTTLFSLLCGYILPSSGKLSVMGHTPGSAALFGKLTALPQDAQLDPRFSIAHQLNFYGQLQGLSGAVRKKETARVLELVGLSEVAKQRPDDLSHGMRKRVTIAQALIGSPEIVMLDEATAGLDPIHAREVRELVSSLSNEATFILSSHDLTELERLCSGVLHLDKGVLSEHQARSSTQDNKHFITLQLNQQYDDVEAKLAGLAQVHHVYMSQAKEYVIEFEKTAEPFDINLLHFCYQQGWQYRQLVNGHTLENQIFHKES from the coding sequence ATGACCGTTTTAATTCAAGCACAAGGCTTGTCAAAAAACTACGGGGCTAAACGAGCGCTCGATAACGTTAGCTTTGAGATAAACAAAGGGGCACCGGTAGCGCTAGTTGGTCCAAATGGTGCGGGTAAAACAACGTTATTCAGTTTGTTATGTGGCTATATATTACCAAGCTCAGGAAAGCTATCGGTGATGGGTCATACCCCAGGCAGTGCGGCGTTATTTGGTAAGCTAACCGCGTTGCCGCAAGATGCCCAGCTTGATCCTCGTTTTAGTATTGCGCATCAACTTAACTTTTATGGTCAATTACAAGGGCTCAGTGGTGCGGTTCGTAAAAAAGAAACGGCTCGTGTTTTAGAGCTCGTTGGTTTGTCAGAAGTGGCTAAGCAGCGACCAGATGACCTTTCTCATGGTATGCGTAAGCGAGTGACGATTGCACAGGCATTAATTGGTTCACCTGAAATAGTGATGCTTGATGAAGCAACTGCAGGCCTTGATCCAATTCATGCTCGTGAGGTAAGGGAGCTGGTAAGTTCTTTAAGTAACGAAGCAACATTTATTTTAAGCTCCCATGACTTAACTGAGCTTGAGCGATTATGCTCTGGGGTTTTACACCTCGATAAAGGGGTGTTAAGTGAGCATCAAGCCCGTTCTAGCACGCAGGATAATAAACACTTTATTACGCTGCAGTTAAATCAACAATATGATGATGTAGAAGCAAAGCTTGCTGGCCTTGCCCAAGTACATCATGTTTATATGAGCCAAGCAAAAGAATATGTGATCGAGTTTGAAAAAACCGCTGAGCCTTTTGATATCAATCTTCTACACTTTTGTTATCAACAAGGTTGGCAGTATCGTCAACTGGTAAATGGTCACACACTCGAAAACCAAATTTTTCATAAGGAGAGCTAA
- a CDS encoding ABC transporter permease, whose amino-acid sequence MTQLHPKRLAQIAQFELVRLFLTKRGLLAVAAFAICWLLILRYPIAQSVTLISSPDFADFARQAFGAIGISKLLDWPESELAVYWLIALFSFPSFCLFLCSDQTVGDRQRGTLRFLSLRATRSEIIIGRFLGQLLILAALLFVTLMATVAMLGYREPSLLLSGLSRSFMLLFYLLVAVMPFIALMSFLNTFARSSRLAFVLAILFFAGGNIVIGLLTWQWPAFEVLNYIFPGYQLDLMAGQRAGVTLALGLPLLQTVVLLVAGERIFARSSL is encoded by the coding sequence GTGACGCAGTTACATCCTAAACGTCTTGCACAAATTGCCCAATTTGAGCTGGTACGACTATTTCTGACCAAACGTGGTTTGTTGGCGGTTGCCGCTTTTGCCATTTGTTGGCTACTTATTTTACGCTATCCCATTGCCCAATCTGTGACCTTAATTAGCTCACCTGATTTTGCCGACTTTGCAAGGCAAGCATTTGGCGCCATTGGCATTAGTAAATTACTTGATTGGCCTGAATCTGAACTTGCCGTTTACTGGCTGATTGCTTTATTTAGTTTCCCAAGCTTTTGTTTGTTTTTATGTAGTGACCAAACAGTGGGTGATAGGCAACGAGGTACGTTACGCTTTTTATCACTTAGAGCTACTCGTTCAGAAATTATTATTGGCCGCTTTTTAGGGCAGCTACTCATTTTAGCGGCATTGTTATTTGTTACCTTGATGGCAACGGTTGCAATGCTCGGCTATCGTGAGCCAAGTTTGCTGCTTTCTGGCTTATCACGAAGCTTTATGTTGTTATTTTATTTGCTTGTTGCGGTTATGCCATTTATTGCTTTGATGAGCTTTTTGAATACCTTTGCCCGTTCATCGCGTCTTGCATTTGTGTTGGCTATTTTGTTCTTTGCTGGCGGTAATATTGTGATTGGCTTACTAACATGGCAATGGCCTGCATTTGAGGTTTTAAATTACATATTTCCGGGCTATCAACTTGATTTAATGGCGGGTCAGCGTGCAGGTGTCACATTGGCTCTTGGTTTACCACTTTTACAAACGGTAGTGCTACTGGTTGCTGGTGAACGAATTTTTGCGAGGAGCTCATTATGA